A genomic region of Halostagnicola larsenii XH-48 contains the following coding sequences:
- a CDS encoding oxidoreductase, whose product MDIATIGGGPGGLYASILLQKANPDWEITVHERNPQGVTYGWGIVLPNRTLSKLQEVDEPSYEAIIERSTQWEPFDLFYKGERYRSSGHSFVSMLRTDLLELLQERCRELGVTLEFESEIEDPHALATESDLVIGADGIHSETRTQFADEFGTETIDGESRFSWFGTEADFDALSHIFVENEDGIWCAHTYPGSVSTFIVDCDAKTWANAELDKLPEDEYLAYLEDVFADHLGGHELLSQVDRWQTFTTVKNERWSHENLVLIGDAAHTAHYSIGSGTTLAMEDAIALSGALEDPNGSVTTALEEYENQRRPIATSLQRSGERSRIHFEDIRRFYDFDGIQFVLHHLTRSGRLTYDSMARRDPDLVDELERWFATNAPAAGKSESRNGPAAPATQPFELRDLTLSNRAVRVAAQTFTAQDGTPTDAQLGAFSEQCGDGAGLTMTEPLAVSKDGRITPGSPGLYRNEHATAWAETVVTASTPVGTTLVHAGTNGARQTQPFGLEGPVDRNESWAPRVTDQYSTRPRSYAPDRLESADLERIKDDFVASTKRADEAGFEYLQIQLGNGYLLGSFLSPLSNERTDEYGGSLEERLQFPLEVVDAVRAAWPASKPLGAVVQATDLVDDGLTLADSFVIARELSEHGIDLLAPVAGGVSAAQTDDNVHGLANFSDEIRNEVGVPTMATVQATTADEINTLVGTSRADLCTYYGPIDRL is encoded by the coding sequence ATGGACATCGCAACCATCGGAGGCGGGCCCGGCGGACTGTACGCAAGTATTCTCCTGCAAAAAGCGAATCCGGACTGGGAGATTACCGTCCACGAACGGAATCCACAGGGTGTTACATACGGGTGGGGAATCGTCCTGCCGAATCGGACGCTCTCGAAATTGCAGGAAGTCGATGAGCCGTCCTACGAAGCGATCATCGAGCGATCGACCCAGTGGGAGCCATTCGATCTCTTCTACAAGGGCGAACGGTATCGCTCGTCGGGCCACTCGTTCGTCAGCATGCTCCGAACGGACCTGCTCGAGCTCCTTCAGGAGCGGTGTCGCGAACTCGGCGTGACCCTCGAGTTCGAGAGTGAGATCGAGGATCCGCACGCGCTGGCGACCGAATCAGATCTTGTGATCGGTGCCGATGGGATCCATAGCGAGACGCGAACACAGTTCGCCGACGAGTTTGGAACGGAAACCATTGACGGTGAGTCACGGTTCTCCTGGTTTGGAACCGAAGCAGACTTCGACGCGTTGAGCCACATCTTCGTCGAGAACGAAGACGGTATCTGGTGTGCACACACCTACCCCGGATCCGTGAGTACGTTCATCGTTGACTGCGATGCGAAAACGTGGGCGAACGCCGAACTGGACAAGTTGCCCGAGGACGAGTATCTGGCTTACCTCGAGGACGTCTTTGCGGACCATCTCGGCGGGCACGAACTGCTTTCGCAGGTCGATCGATGGCAAACGTTCACCACGGTCAAGAACGAACGCTGGTCGCACGAAAACCTCGTCCTCATCGGTGACGCGGCGCATACGGCCCACTACTCGATCGGATCCGGGACGACCCTCGCGATGGAGGATGCGATCGCGCTCAGTGGCGCACTCGAGGACCCCAACGGATCCGTCACAACGGCCCTCGAGGAGTACGAAAACCAGCGCCGCCCCATCGCAACGTCGCTGCAACGATCCGGGGAACGGAGCCGTATCCACTTCGAAGACATCCGCCGGTTCTACGATTTCGACGGCATCCAGTTTGTACTGCACCATCTCACTCGGTCTGGTCGACTCACGTACGATAGCATGGCCCGACGCGATCCCGACCTCGTCGACGAACTCGAGCGGTGGTTTGCCACGAACGCACCGGCCGCCGGGAAGTCCGAAAGCCGAAATGGGCCTGCAGCACCTGCAACACAGCCGTTCGAACTGCGCGATCTCACCCTCTCGAACAGAGCGGTTCGCGTCGCTGCACAGACGTTCACAGCGCAGGATGGAACGCCGACGGACGCACAACTCGGCGCCTTCTCCGAGCAGTGTGGTGATGGTGCCGGCCTGACGATGACCGAGCCGCTCGCCGTGTCCAAAGACGGTCGAATTACGCCTGGCAGTCCCGGCCTCTATCGCAACGAGCACGCCACTGCCTGGGCGGAGACGGTTGTGACAGCGTCCACACCGGTCGGCACGACCCTAGTACACGCGGGGACGAACGGAGCGCGACAGACACAGCCGTTCGGCCTCGAGGGTCCGGTTGACCGAAACGAGTCGTGGGCGCCGCGAGTCACGGACCAGTATTCAACTCGCCCGCGTTCGTACGCGCCCGACCGATTGGAGTCCGCGGATCTCGAACGGATCAAAGACGACTTCGTCGCGTCGACGAAACGGGCCGACGAAGCCGGCTTCGAGTATCTCCAGATCCAACTCGGGAACGGATACCTCCTTGGGTCGTTCCTGTCCCCACTCAGTAACGAGCGAACCGACGAGTACGGCGGTTCACTCGAGGAACGACTGCAGTTCCCGCTCGAGGTCGTCGACGCAGTCCGCGCAGCGTGGCCGGCCTCGAAGCCCCTGGGTGCGGTCGTGCAAGCGACAGACCTGGTCGACGACGGGTTGACGCTCGCCGATTCGTTCGTTATCGCACGCGAACTCTCGGAGCACGGCATCGATCTCCTCGCTCCGGTCGCTGGTGGCGTTTCGGCGGCCCAGACCG